The following proteins are co-located in the Noviherbaspirillum sp. UKPF54 genome:
- a CDS encoding TnsA endonuclease N-terminal domain-containing protein has product MRRFPITIEDIQRWKSQGLGQGEGENYKPWIDVRCFSSKGRSSRAPGITTGRTHHLFSDNEDDFCLMADYAQQVVDIREQFPLLPERATQTIAENLRIRHPRYPNSKTMLVMTTDFLLTIRNRVGDHRLVAYSIKSEEDLNGESRSRVLEKLELERRYWLGRGIQWILITDHDIPATLIRNLDWLNYLVVEIDRSAPQLHARLPAFLRAFRIAWEEGSPLKQILAACADLIGKPDNEALYQLFRHCVWHHLIELDLTHPLGPLHPVRALAIDDVSIRFGNKGACHAG; this is encoded by the coding sequence ATGAGGCGTTTTCCAATCACCATTGAAGACATTCAAAGGTGGAAGTCTCAAGGACTTGGCCAGGGTGAAGGCGAAAACTACAAGCCATGGATCGACGTTCGCTGCTTTTCGTCGAAGGGACGATCAAGCCGCGCACCAGGCATTACTACAGGACGCACCCATCATCTTTTTTCAGACAACGAAGATGACTTTTGCTTGATGGCGGACTATGCACAGCAAGTAGTCGATATCCGTGAACAATTTCCACTGCTACCGGAACGAGCGACGCAGACCATCGCTGAAAACCTGCGCATTCGTCATCCGCGGTATCCGAACAGCAAAACGATGCTGGTGATGACCACTGATTTCCTTCTTACCATAAGAAATCGTGTTGGCGACCACAGACTGGTGGCGTATAGCATTAAGTCGGAAGAGGACCTTAACGGCGAGAGCCGCAGCAGGGTTCTCGAAAAGCTGGAATTGGAACGTCGTTACTGGTTGGGGAGAGGCATCCAGTGGATCTTGATCACTGATCACGACATACCTGCTACCCTAATCAGAAATCTGGACTGGCTGAACTACCTGGTCGTTGAAATCGATCGTTCAGCACCTCAACTACATGCCAGGCTACCAGCGTTTCTTCGCGCATTTCGCATCGCGTGGGAAGAAGGCTCTCCGCTAAAGCAAATACTCGCCGCGTGCGCGGACTTGATTGGGAAACCCGACAATGAAGCGCTCTATCAGCTATTTCGGCATTGTGTCTGGCACCATCTGATTGAACTCGACTTGACGCACCCGCTCGGCCCCCTCCATCCAGTGCGCGCACTTGCCATAGATGATGTGTCCATTCGTTTCGGCAACAAAGGAGCGTGTCATGCCGGATGA
- a CDS encoding helix-turn-helix domain-containing protein: MSSAKKTISARERLGRNLRSYREAQGWSQENLAAQAGLTQTFLSQMENGLTNVSLDNIERLAEALNLDIGELLKL, from the coding sequence ATGAGTAGCGCTAAAAAAACAATATCCGCGAGGGAAAGACTTGGACGGAACCTGCGTAGCTATCGAGAAGCGCAGGGGTGGTCCCAAGAGAATCTAGCCGCGCAGGCAGGGCTGACGCAGACGTTTCTTTCACAAATGGAAAATGGCTTAACCAATGTTTCGCTCGACAATATCGAACGTTTGGCAGAGGCCCTTAATCTGGATATTGGTGAATTGCTAAAACTTTAA
- a CDS encoding GDCCVxC domain-containing (seleno)protein, whose protein sequence is MLNTCQWFYECERCHKLLKPKADDWCVFCSYENVPCPPMQVQSNRANYCAND, encoded by the coding sequence ATGCTGAATACCTGCCAGTGGTTCTACGAATGCGAACGGTGTCATAAACTACTCAAGCCCAAGGCGGACGACTGGTGTGTCTTCTGTTCGTATGAAAATGTCCCATGCCCACCGATGCAAGTACAGAGCAACCGCGCCAACTACTGTGCCAATGACTAG
- the mgtA gene encoding magnesium-translocating P-type ATPase produces MPTSAVKTDFPFWRLPITEILERIGASPDGLSSGEAAARLIQFGPNVIHGERKRALVLQFLAKFRNPLVIILLVASALSALTGDATSFFIISAIVLISVTLDFAQEYRAGQAAERLRQSVAVRGQVLRDGKPVEIPLAELVPGDVALLTAGDLIPCDGRVLEAKDFFVNQALLTGEPYPVEKAPDELSAETKILAAGNTVLLGTSVISGSARVLMCRTGQDTALGEIADTLLAKAPPTAFEQGIHHFGILILRMTVLLVLFVLLVNAFFHRPWLDSFLFAVALAVGLTPELLPMVISVTLSRGALRMAASKVIVKRLASIHNLGSMDVFCTDKTGTLTEARIHLERHLDPFGRESQPVMEFAYFNSFFETGVKSPLDNAILEHTEIDVSAWRKIDEVPFDFERRRISVLLDNGTNRLLVVKGAPEDILRLSVSCELVGEDNRHPLNGVAHARINAQFEALSREGFRVLGIASRQVGMEHAHAVVGDEAELVFAGFAAFLDPPKESAKAALAGLAADQVAVKIITGDNELVTQHVCTQLGLPVTGVLNGADIQQLDDQALAARVEQVNLFCRVAPAQKNRVILALKRRGHVVGYLGDGINDAPSLHSADVGISVDSAVDVAKAAADMILLEHDLGVLHAGVQEGRRTFGNIMKYIMMGTSSNFGNMFSMAGASLVLPFLPMLPVQILLNNLLYDVSELPIPLDRVDDDYLSHPRHWDMTFIRNFMLIIGPVSSAFDFLTFYIMLAIFHAGEALFHTGWFIESMATQVLVIFIIRTRRTPFRSRPNPWLVVCSLAVAAVAVLLPFTPAGMQLGFVAPPALFFLILVAMLIFYLLAVEGVKQWFFMRFVAE; encoded by the coding sequence GCGCCTTCCCATTACGGAAATCTTGGAACGAATCGGCGCAAGCCCTGACGGACTGAGTAGCGGCGAGGCGGCCGCACGTTTGATTCAGTTCGGTCCAAACGTGATTCATGGCGAACGGAAAAGGGCGCTAGTCCTTCAATTCCTGGCCAAGTTCCGCAACCCCCTGGTCATCATTCTCCTTGTCGCCAGCGCTCTTTCCGCGCTTACCGGCGACGCTACCAGTTTCTTCATCATCAGCGCCATCGTCCTGATCAGTGTGACCCTCGATTTTGCCCAGGAGTATCGGGCCGGACAGGCGGCGGAAAGGCTGCGTCAGTCGGTGGCGGTACGCGGACAGGTGCTACGGGACGGCAAGCCCGTTGAGATACCCTTGGCGGAGCTGGTGCCCGGCGATGTGGCGCTCCTGACCGCTGGCGACCTGATTCCCTGCGATGGCCGGGTGCTGGAGGCAAAAGACTTCTTCGTCAACCAGGCTCTCCTGACCGGAGAACCCTATCCGGTGGAAAAGGCCCCTGATGAATTGTCGGCAGAAACCAAGATCCTCGCAGCCGGCAATACCGTTCTGTTAGGAACTTCAGTGATCAGCGGTTCGGCCAGGGTGCTGATGTGCCGCACCGGACAGGACACGGCGCTGGGTGAAATTGCCGACACCTTGCTTGCCAAGGCTCCGCCGACGGCCTTCGAGCAGGGAATCCACCATTTCGGGATTCTCATCCTGCGCATGACGGTCCTCCTCGTCCTGTTCGTCCTTCTGGTCAATGCTTTCTTTCATCGCCCCTGGCTCGACTCTTTCCTGTTTGCCGTCGCCTTGGCCGTCGGGCTGACACCTGAACTGCTCCCGATGGTGATCTCCGTGACGCTGTCTCGTGGCGCGCTGCGCATGGCGGCCAGCAAGGTAATCGTCAAGCGGCTCGCCTCGATTCACAACTTGGGAAGCATGGATGTCTTTTGCACCGACAAGACCGGCACGCTGACCGAGGCTCGCATCCACTTGGAGCGCCACCTGGATCCCTTCGGCCGGGAAAGTCAGCCGGTTATGGAGTTTGCCTATTTCAACAGTTTTTTTGAAACGGGGGTGAAGAGTCCCCTGGATAATGCCATCCTTGAGCATACAGAGATCGACGTCAGCGCTTGGCGCAAGATTGATGAAGTACCGTTCGACTTCGAGCGCCGCAGGATATCGGTGCTCCTGGACAACGGCACTAACAGGCTGCTCGTGGTCAAAGGCGCTCCCGAAGATATCCTGCGTCTGTCGGTCAGTTGCGAGCTGGTGGGAGAGGACAATCGGCATCCCCTAAATGGTGTGGCGCACGCGCGCATCAATGCGCAATTTGAAGCCCTCAGTCGAGAAGGTTTCCGCGTGTTGGGAATTGCGTCGCGCCAGGTGGGGATGGAACATGCGCATGCCGTCGTCGGTGATGAAGCGGAATTGGTCTTCGCAGGCTTCGCTGCCTTCCTCGATCCGCCCAAGGAAAGCGCCAAGGCGGCGCTGGCCGGGTTGGCCGCCGACCAAGTCGCGGTCAAGATCATCACCGGCGACAATGAACTTGTCACCCAGCATGTTTGCACACAACTCGGACTCCCGGTTACGGGTGTGCTGAACGGCGCGGATATCCAGCAATTGGATGACCAGGCACTCGCAGCGCGGGTCGAGCAAGTCAACCTCTTCTGCCGCGTGGCGCCGGCCCAGAAAAACCGCGTCATCCTCGCGCTGAAGCGGCGCGGCCACGTGGTGGGATATCTCGGCGACGGCATCAATGACGCGCCTTCGCTCCATTCGGCCGATGTGGGCATTTCCGTGGACAGCGCGGTGGACGTGGCGAAAGCGGCAGCGGACATGATCCTCCTGGAGCACGATCTGGGCGTTCTCCATGCCGGCGTTCAGGAGGGCCGGCGCACCTTCGGCAATATCATGAAATACATCATGATGGGCACCAGTTCCAATTTCGGCAACATGTTCAGCATGGCCGGGGCCTCACTTGTTCTGCCCTTCCTCCCCATGTTGCCGGTGCAGATCTTGCTCAATAACTTGCTCTATGACGTTTCCGAACTTCCCATCCCGCTGGACAGGGTCGATGACGACTACTTGAGCCATCCGCGGCACTGGGACATGACCTTCATCCGCAACTTCATGCTGATTATCGGCCCTGTCAGTTCAGCCTTCGACTTCCTTACCTTTTACATCATGCTGGCAATCTTCCATGCCGGCGAGGCGCTCTTCCATACCGGCTGGTTCATTGAATCCATGGCCACTCAGGTTCTGGTCATTTTCATTATTCGCACCCGCAGAACACCCTTCCGGAGCCGCCCCAATCCGTGGCTCGTCGTCTGTTCACTGGCCGTGGCGGCGGTTGCCGTACTGCTCCCGTTCACTCCTGCTGGCATGCAGCTTGGTTTCGTGGCTCCGCCGGCTCTTTTCTTTCTTATCCTCGTCGCCATGCTGATCTTCTATCTGTTGGCGGTGGAAGGAGTGAAACAATGGTTCTTCATGCGCTTTGTCGCAGAGTAA